The proteins below are encoded in one region of Eulemur rufifrons isolate Redbay chromosome 2, OSU_ERuf_1, whole genome shotgun sequence:
- the S1PR4 gene encoding sphingosine 1-phosphate receptor 4, whose protein sequence is MNATGSPVAPESCQHLAAGGHSRLIVLHYNHSGRLAGRGGPEEGGLGALRGLSVAASCLVVVENLLVLAAIVTHMRSRRWVYYCLVNITLSDLLTGAAYLANVLLSGSRTFRLAPAQWFLREGLLFTALAASTFSLLFTAGERFATMVRPVAESRATKTGRVYGFIGLCWLLAALLGLLPLLGWNCVCAFERCSSLLPLYSKRYILFCLVVFACVLAAITGLYGAIFRVVQANGQKAPRPAARRKARRLLETVLLILAAFVVCWGPLFGLLLADVFGSNVWAQEYLRGMDWILALAVLNSAVNPVIYSFRSREVCRAVLGFLCCGCLRLGLRGPGDCLAKATEAHSGTSTTDSSLRPRDSFRGRSLSFRMREPLSSISSVRSL, encoded by the coding sequence ATGAACGCCACGGGGTCCCCAGTGGCCCCCGAGTCCTGTCAGCACCTGGCGGCCGGTGGCCACAGCCGGCTCATCGTCCTGCACTACAACCACTCGGGCCGGCTGGCGGGGCGCGGGGGCCCCGAGGAGGGCGGCCTGGGGGCCCTGCGCGGGCTGTCGGTGGCCGCCAGCTGCCTGGTGGTGGTGGAGAACCTGCTGGTGCTGGCGGCCATCGTGACCCACATGCGGTCGCGGCGCTGGGTCTACTACTGCCTGGTGAACATCACGCTCAGCGACCTGCTCACGGGCGCGGCCTACCTGGCCAACGTGCTGCTGTCGGGGAGCCGCACCTTCCGCCTGGCGCCCGCGCAGTGGTTCCTGCGGGAGGGCCTGCTCTTCACGGCGCTGGCCGCCTCCACCTTCAGCCTGCTGTTCACCGCCGGGGAGCGCTTCGCCACCATGGTGCGGCCGGTGGCCGAGAGCCGGGCCACCAAGACGGGCCGCGTGTACGGCTTCATCGGCCTGTGCTGGCTGCTGGCCGCGCTGCTGgggctgctgccgctgctgggCTGGAACTGCGTGTGCGCCTTCGAGCGCTGCTCCAGCCTGCTGCCGCTCTACTCCAAGCGCTACATCCTCTTCTGCCTGGTGGTCTTCGCCTGCGTGCTGGCCGCCATCACCGGCCTGTACGGGGCCATCTTCCGCGTCGTGCAGGCCAACGGGCAGAAGGCCCCGCGCCCGGCCGCCCGCCGCAAGGCCCGCCGGCTGCTCGAGACGGTGCTGCTCATCCTGGCGGCCTTCGTGGTGTGCTGGGGGCCGCTCTTCGGCCTGCTGCTGGCCGACGTCTTCGGCTCCAACGTCTGGGCCCAGGAGTACCTGCGCGGCATGGACTGGATCCTGGCGCTGGCCGTGCTCAACTCCGCCGTCAACCCCGTCATCTACTCCTTCCGCAGCCGCGAGGTGTGTCGCGCCGTGCTCGGCTTCCTCTGCTGCGGGTGTCTCCGGCTGGGCCTGCGGGGCCCCGGGGACTGCCTGGCCAAGGCCACCGAGGCGCACTCGGGAACCTCCACCACCGACAGCTCGCTGCGGCCGCGGGACAGCTTCCGGGGCCGGTCGCTCAGCTTTCGGATGCGGGAGCCGCTGTCCAGCATCTCCAGCGTGCGGAGCCTCTGA